From a single Cydia strobilella chromosome 17, ilCydStro3.1, whole genome shotgun sequence genomic region:
- the LOC134748934 gene encoding nonsense-mediated mRNA decay factor SMG5 isoform X1, translating into MQTGCSDILEAKVAERNEKAKKLYRYVSDAARRVDEASAASRSIVDLFSTKIEVLRQKLRDNCEKLLFLDPSNYGKKSLELLWRKGYYETVSAARKYQESDTAIDNFLFTHIGCGIGHFHHILNRMQAITKILPGELDYELMLEDGESESETLLSEEEVQLGRYVIYQCLIYLGDLSRYQVEIFQNYEPSTAARYYLQAAHIDMCSGMPFNQLGNLYLDKNYNLDSVCYYIHCLSCMTPFEGATGNLVKILEKQTQYCETLNDAETYTQAEHIQNTVANFLSLIDLWYFSKNDTNVPQRCNKIAQDLRIAMEFTKSPFPDMNKNYTEYTQALEEESTTPSNLNGNLVHKMVQICLFTVSKMMEIDEQKAFAGKAFTLALLSQLLQKLLKQMEELGFKNPARKYRVRSVSTNDVESEKSDNQANNTNESEVIEDTIISKEKTPEQTETEDAKETKKDDDDGDNKKLENGDSKPNLKKTKRRRRRRVDSSESSDLSGSDSESSGMTLDDACSDDDNDDDDVSDSTYKSDDDESRSEESIFEDSAEEETVENLNGDVEKSPKPIEDANAPISKVNGIDHSQKNNTKKQEIELKEEEIQDFLMGDNYLPSIKLLLDWVLLEKELILSCGDSGESLFQCVVDLLNIFTFYFYPKNNEVPGKLKILAYAKHIAMKLKLEYKKIPLPEDLNLRGTNICKFDKDAAEWQILNKYQPSVYEENVIRILNFIDFGNQIAKIVPRIRFNRSMKIFYFKKTSAPKLNTKINHKKSREWHNSKTPHHEGSGGLLRRLGRLWLTAQVRELERSPSAPSLLALDAAAMHLHLRKVKQLLKARSFVLLVPTVVLQELDDLKRSQHSARDAIRWLEAALRSGSRFLRAQRPGQSRPLPLLKYPKKVPPHVTNFIQILEFCHHLTADEKQSGQGEPDRGKTNNLLILLVGNQPGTDEYKEFSVTGAAQAAGVTVQYIGDFYAKWRQTINKTGKKR; encoded by the exons ATGCAGACAGGATGTAGCGATATTTTAGAGGCTAAAGTTGCTGAACGCAATGAAAAAGCCAAAAAGCTATATCG GTATGTGAGTGACGCCGCTAGACGTGTCGACGAGGCGTCAGCGGCCAGCCGCTCTATAGTCGACCTATTTTCCACCAAAATAGAAGTTCTTCGTCAAAAACTCAGAGACAATTGCGAAAAATTGCTCTTTCTCGATCCATCGAACTATGGCAAGAAATCCCTTGAGCTACTATGGAGGAAGGGATACTACGAAACTGTATCAGCAGCAAGGAAATATCAGGAATCTGATACTGCTATAGATAATTTTCTGTTTACTCATATTGGTTGTGGAATAGGTCATTTTCATCACATCTTGAACAGGATGCAAGCTATAACGAAAATTTTGCCTGGAGAATTAGACTATGAGCTCATGCTCGAGGATGGAGAGTCAGAGAGTGAAACACTACTTAGTGAAGAAGAGGTACAGCTTGGGCGCTATGTAATTTATCAATGCTTGATCTACCTCGGGGACTTGAGTCGGTATCAAGTGGAGATATTCCAAAACTATGAGCCTTCAACAGCAGCTCGCTATTACCTCCAAGCTGCTCATATTGACATGTGCTCTGGAATGCCATTTAACCAACTAGGCAATCTATATcttgataaaaattacaacttaGACTCTGTTTGCTATTACATCCATTGCCTTAGCTGCATGACACCATTTGAAGGTGCTACTGGTAACTTGGTAAAGATTCTAGAAAAACAAACACAATATTGCGAAACTTTAAATGATGCTGAAACTTACACACAAGCAGAACATATACAAAACACGGTTGCAAACTTCCTATCACTAATTGACTTATGGTATTTTAGCAAAAATGACACTAATGTGCCACAGAGGTGTAACAAGATAGCCCAAGATCTGAGAATAGCAATGGAATTTACAAAATCCCCATTTCCTGACATGAATAAGAATTATACTGAGTATACACAGGCTCTAGAAGAAGAAAGCACTACTCCTTCCAATTTAAATGGCAATCTAGTCCATAAAATGGTACAGATTTGCCTGTTTACAGTATCAAAAATGATGGAAATAGATGAACAAAAAGCATTTGCCGGCAAAGCTTTCACACTTGCATTACTATCCCAGCTGTTACAGAAATTGCTTAAGCAAATGGAAGAACTGGGTTTTAAAAATCCTGCTCGAAAATATAGAGTCAGATCTGTATCAACAAATGATGTAGAATCTGAAAAATCAGACAATCAAGCTAATAATACTAATGAATCTGAAGTTATAGAAGATACCATCATCAGTAAAGAGAAAACACCAGAACAGACTGAAACTGAAGAtgcaaaagaaacaaaaaaagatgatgatgatggtgataaTAAAAAGTTAGAAAATGGTGACAgtaagccaaatcttaaaaaGACAAAACGCAGACGCAGGAGAAGAGTTGATTCCTCTGAGAGCTCAGATTTGAGTGGTTCAGATAGTGAAAGTAGCGGCATGACTTTAGATGATGCTTGTTCAgacgatgataatgatgatgatgatgtatcaGATTCAACATACAAgtctgatgatgatgaatctagAAGTGAGGAATCCATATTTGAGGATTCTGCTGAAGAGGAAACAGTAGAAAATTTAAACGGAGATGTGGAAAAATCTCCTAAGCCAATTGAAGATGCCAATGCTCCTATTTCTAAAGTAAATGGCATAGATCACAGTCAAAAGAATAACactaaaaaacaagaaattgaattgaaagaagaagaaattcAAGACTTCTTAATGGGTGATAACTATTTGCCAAGCATCAAGCTATTACTAGACTGGGTGCTTTTAGAAAAAGAATTGATCCTATCCTGTGGAGACAGTGGTGAGTCACTCTTCCAATGTGTTGTTGATCTGctaaatattttcacattttacTTTTATCCCAAAAACAATGAAGTTCCTGGCAAATTGAAAATCTTAGCATATGCCAAACATATTGCTATGAAATTAAAATTGGAATACAAGAAAATACCCCTACCTGAAGACCTAAATTTGCGGGGCACTAACATCTGTAAATTTGACAAAGATGCTGCAGAATGGCAGATATTAAACAAATACCAACCATCAGTGTATGAAGAAAATGTAATAAGGATCCTGAATTTTATTGACTTTGGCAATCAAATTGCTAAAATTGTCCCTAGAATAAGATTCAACAGATCTATGAAGATATTCTATTTTAAGAAGACTTCAGCTCCGAAATTGAACACTAAAATAAACCACAAGAAAAGTAGAGAATGGCACAATTCAAAGACACCCCATCAT GAGGGCTCCGGCGGCCTCCTCCGCCGCCTCGGGCGCCTCTGGCTGACGGCGCAGGTGCGCGAGCTGGAGCGCAGCCCCTCCGCGCCCTCGCTGCTAGCCCTGGACGCGGCCGCCATGCATCTGCATCTGCGGAAGGTGAAGCAACTGCTGAAGGCGCGGTCGTTCGTGCTGCTGGTGCCGACTGTCG TGTTGCAAGAGCTAGACGACCTGAAGCGCTCACAGCACAGCGCGCGCGACGCCATCCGCTGGCTTGAAGCTGCCCTACGGAGCGGGTCGCGCTTTCTGCGCGCTCAGAGACCGGGGCAATCGCGCCCGCTACCATTACTCAAGTATCCTAAGAAG GTCCCTCCACACGTGACAAACTTCATCCAAATCCTCGAGTTCTGCCACCACCTAACGGCAGACGAGAAGCAGAGCGGGCAGGGCGAGCCCGATCGCGGCAAGACCAACAACCTGCTGATACTACTAGTTGGAAACCAGCCGGGCACCGACGAGTACAAGGAGTTCAGCGTGACGGGCGCCGCGCAGGCGGCTGGCGTTACTGTGCAGTACATAG GTGACTTCTATGCGAAGTGGCGTCAGACCATAAACAAAACCGGCAAGAAAAGATGA
- the LOC134748934 gene encoding nonsense-mediated mRNA decay factor SMG5 isoform X2 codes for MQTGCSDILEAKVAERNEKAKKLYRYVSDAARRVDEASAASRSIVDLFSTKIEVLRQKLRDNCEKLLFLDPSNYGKKSLELLWRKGYYETVSAARKYQESDTAIDNFLFTHIGCGIGHFHHILNRMQAITKILPGELDYELMLEDGESESETLLSEEEVQLGRYVIYQCLIYLGDLSRYQVEIFQNYEPSTAARYYLQAAHIDMCSGMPFNQLGNLYLDKNYNLDSVCYYIHCLSCMTPFEGATGNLVKILEKQTQYCETLNDAETYTQAEHIQNTVANFLSLIDLWYFSKNDTNVPQRCNKIAQDLRIAMEFTKSPFPDMNKNYTEYTQALEEESTTPSNLNGNLVHKMVQICLFTVSKMMEIDEQKAFAGKAFTLALLSQLLQKLLKQMEELGFKNPARKYRVRSVSTNDVESEKSDNQANNTNESEVIEDTIISKEKTPEQTETEDAKETKKDDDDGDNKKLENGDSKPNLKKTKRRRRRRVDSSESSDLSGSDSESSGMTLDDACSDDDNDDDDVSDSTYKSDDDESRSEESIFEDSAEEETVENLNGDVEKSPKPIEDANAPISKVNGIDHSQKNNTKKQEIELKEEEIQDFLMGDNYLPSIKLLLDWVLLEKELILSCGDSGESLFQCVVDLLNIFTFYFYPKNNEVPGKLKILAYAKHIAMKLKLEYKKIPLPEDLNLRGTNICKFDKDAAEWQILNKYQPSVYEENVIRILNFIDFGNQIAKIVPRIRFNRSMKIFYFKKTSAPKLNTKINHKKSREWHNSKTPHHGSGGLLRRLGRLWLTAQVRELERSPSAPSLLALDAAAMHLHLRKVKQLLKARSFVLLVPTVVLQELDDLKRSQHSARDAIRWLEAALRSGSRFLRAQRPGQSRPLPLLKYPKKVPPHVTNFIQILEFCHHLTADEKQSGQGEPDRGKTNNLLILLVGNQPGTDEYKEFSVTGAAQAAGVTVQYIGDFYAKWRQTINKTGKKR; via the exons ATGCAGACAGGATGTAGCGATATTTTAGAGGCTAAAGTTGCTGAACGCAATGAAAAAGCCAAAAAGCTATATCG GTATGTGAGTGACGCCGCTAGACGTGTCGACGAGGCGTCAGCGGCCAGCCGCTCTATAGTCGACCTATTTTCCACCAAAATAGAAGTTCTTCGTCAAAAACTCAGAGACAATTGCGAAAAATTGCTCTTTCTCGATCCATCGAACTATGGCAAGAAATCCCTTGAGCTACTATGGAGGAAGGGATACTACGAAACTGTATCAGCAGCAAGGAAATATCAGGAATCTGATACTGCTATAGATAATTTTCTGTTTACTCATATTGGTTGTGGAATAGGTCATTTTCATCACATCTTGAACAGGATGCAAGCTATAACGAAAATTTTGCCTGGAGAATTAGACTATGAGCTCATGCTCGAGGATGGAGAGTCAGAGAGTGAAACACTACTTAGTGAAGAAGAGGTACAGCTTGGGCGCTATGTAATTTATCAATGCTTGATCTACCTCGGGGACTTGAGTCGGTATCAAGTGGAGATATTCCAAAACTATGAGCCTTCAACAGCAGCTCGCTATTACCTCCAAGCTGCTCATATTGACATGTGCTCTGGAATGCCATTTAACCAACTAGGCAATCTATATcttgataaaaattacaacttaGACTCTGTTTGCTATTACATCCATTGCCTTAGCTGCATGACACCATTTGAAGGTGCTACTGGTAACTTGGTAAAGATTCTAGAAAAACAAACACAATATTGCGAAACTTTAAATGATGCTGAAACTTACACACAAGCAGAACATATACAAAACACGGTTGCAAACTTCCTATCACTAATTGACTTATGGTATTTTAGCAAAAATGACACTAATGTGCCACAGAGGTGTAACAAGATAGCCCAAGATCTGAGAATAGCAATGGAATTTACAAAATCCCCATTTCCTGACATGAATAAGAATTATACTGAGTATACACAGGCTCTAGAAGAAGAAAGCACTACTCCTTCCAATTTAAATGGCAATCTAGTCCATAAAATGGTACAGATTTGCCTGTTTACAGTATCAAAAATGATGGAAATAGATGAACAAAAAGCATTTGCCGGCAAAGCTTTCACACTTGCATTACTATCCCAGCTGTTACAGAAATTGCTTAAGCAAATGGAAGAACTGGGTTTTAAAAATCCTGCTCGAAAATATAGAGTCAGATCTGTATCAACAAATGATGTAGAATCTGAAAAATCAGACAATCAAGCTAATAATACTAATGAATCTGAAGTTATAGAAGATACCATCATCAGTAAAGAGAAAACACCAGAACAGACTGAAACTGAAGAtgcaaaagaaacaaaaaaagatgatgatgatggtgataaTAAAAAGTTAGAAAATGGTGACAgtaagccaaatcttaaaaaGACAAAACGCAGACGCAGGAGAAGAGTTGATTCCTCTGAGAGCTCAGATTTGAGTGGTTCAGATAGTGAAAGTAGCGGCATGACTTTAGATGATGCTTGTTCAgacgatgataatgatgatgatgatgtatcaGATTCAACATACAAgtctgatgatgatgaatctagAAGTGAGGAATCCATATTTGAGGATTCTGCTGAAGAGGAAACAGTAGAAAATTTAAACGGAGATGTGGAAAAATCTCCTAAGCCAATTGAAGATGCCAATGCTCCTATTTCTAAAGTAAATGGCATAGATCACAGTCAAAAGAATAACactaaaaaacaagaaattgaattgaaagaagaagaaattcAAGACTTCTTAATGGGTGATAACTATTTGCCAAGCATCAAGCTATTACTAGACTGGGTGCTTTTAGAAAAAGAATTGATCCTATCCTGTGGAGACAGTGGTGAGTCACTCTTCCAATGTGTTGTTGATCTGctaaatattttcacattttacTTTTATCCCAAAAACAATGAAGTTCCTGGCAAATTGAAAATCTTAGCATATGCCAAACATATTGCTATGAAATTAAAATTGGAATACAAGAAAATACCCCTACCTGAAGACCTAAATTTGCGGGGCACTAACATCTGTAAATTTGACAAAGATGCTGCAGAATGGCAGATATTAAACAAATACCAACCATCAGTGTATGAAGAAAATGTAATAAGGATCCTGAATTTTATTGACTTTGGCAATCAAATTGCTAAAATTGTCCCTAGAATAAGATTCAACAGATCTATGAAGATATTCTATTTTAAGAAGACTTCAGCTCCGAAATTGAACACTAAAATAAACCACAAGAAAAGTAGAGAATGGCACAATTCAAAGACACCCCATCAT GGCTCCGGCGGCCTCCTCCGCCGCCTCGGGCGCCTCTGGCTGACGGCGCAGGTGCGCGAGCTGGAGCGCAGCCCCTCCGCGCCCTCGCTGCTAGCCCTGGACGCGGCCGCCATGCATCTGCATCTGCGGAAGGTGAAGCAACTGCTGAAGGCGCGGTCGTTCGTGCTGCTGGTGCCGACTGTCG TGTTGCAAGAGCTAGACGACCTGAAGCGCTCACAGCACAGCGCGCGCGACGCCATCCGCTGGCTTGAAGCTGCCCTACGGAGCGGGTCGCGCTTTCTGCGCGCTCAGAGACCGGGGCAATCGCGCCCGCTACCATTACTCAAGTATCCTAAGAAG GTCCCTCCACACGTGACAAACTTCATCCAAATCCTCGAGTTCTGCCACCACCTAACGGCAGACGAGAAGCAGAGCGGGCAGGGCGAGCCCGATCGCGGCAAGACCAACAACCTGCTGATACTACTAGTTGGAAACCAGCCGGGCACCGACGAGTACAAGGAGTTCAGCGTGACGGGCGCCGCGCAGGCGGCTGGCGTTACTGTGCAGTACATAG GTGACTTCTATGCGAAGTGGCGTCAGACCATAAACAAAACCGGCAAGAAAAGATGA
- the LOC134749013 gene encoding poly(U)-binding-splicing factor half pint: MQMAGMHGMPGMPMMGMPGMSGMPGMQLPGMQHPGMMHPNMSMGNIGMPGVAMPTMPPGMPPAPLPGAPPLPAAPPPGADFNAPIYDLQQMGDVYTGPGAKCSTLPAVLGGSLPRLSSEQTDAVARAKKYAMEQSIKMVLMKQTLAHQQQQMASQRTQVQRQQALALMCRVYVGSISFELKEDTIRQAFLPFGPIKSINMSWDPVTQKHKGFAFVEYEIPEAAQLSLEQMNGVMLGGRNIKVVGRPSNMPQAQAVIDEIQEEAKQYNRIYVASVHPELSEDDIKNVFEAFGPVTYCRLAHGAQATRHKGYGFLEYATLNAALEAIASMNLFDLGGQYLRVGRAITPPHALSGPPPPQAMPTAAAVAAAAATAKIQAMDAVASNAVALGLTKLNALGVSPAAALPTLAAALPGALPASLPVPLPAALPVSLPATLPAALPAAALPPPGVVIPPPPVSARPQPPPQTQPPPVSAASAAAIGEAGLQAALQKKLLDSSPDTLQQQESLSISGQSARHLVMQRLMRRRVSRTVLLANMVAPEEVDEALHHEIQEECGKWGVVERLVIYNERQSEDDDPAHALVKIFVQFQNPDEATAAAAALNGRYFGGRTVRAAIYDQELFDHGDLSG, encoded by the exons ATGCAGATGGCTGGAATGCATGGAATGCCCGGCATGCCCATGATGGGCATGCCAGGGATGAGTGGTATGCCAGGCATGCAGCTTCCCGGCATGCAGCATCCCGGCATGATGCATCCCAACATGTCCATGGGCAACATCGGCATGCCTGGCGTAGCCATGCCAACCATGCCGCCGGGTATGCCTCCCGCGCCGTTGCCGGGCGCGCCACcgctgcccgccgcgccgccgccag GCGCGGACTTCAATGCACCTATCTACGATTTGCAGCAGATGGGCGATGTCTACACTG GTCCAGGCGCCAAGTGCTCAACACTCCCAGCGGTCCTCGGCGGTTCGCTACCTCGTCTCTCTAGCGAGCAGACGGACGCGGTCGCCCGCGCCAAGAAGTACGCCATGGAGCAGAGCATCAAGATGGTTCTGATGAAACAGACGCTGGCACATCAGCAGCAACAGATGGCTTCGCAGAGGACGCAGGTGCAACGGCAACAGGCGCTGGCCCTCATGTGCAG AGTATATGTTGGCTCCATCTCGTTCGAGTTGAAAGAAGACACGATCCGCCAGGCATTTTTGCCGTTCGGCCCGATCAAGAGTATCAACATGTCGTGGGATCCCGTTACACAAAAACATAAG GGCTTCGCATTCGTCGAATACGAGATACCAGAAGCGGCGCAGCTCAGCTTGGAGCAGATGAACGGCGTGATGCTGGGCGGGCGGAACATCAAGGTCGTGGGGCGGCCCAGCAACATGCCGCAGGCTCAGGCCGTCATAGACGAGATACAG GAGGAGGCGAAGCAGTACAACCGTATCTACGTAGCGTCAGTTCACCCCGAGCTTAGTGAGGACGACATCAAGAACGTGTTCGAGGCGTTCGGGCCCGTCACGTACTGCAGGCTAGCGCACGGTGCGCAGGCTACGAGGCATAAG GGCTACGGATTCCTAGAGTACGCAACATTAAACGCCGCGCTAGAAGCCATCGCGTCGATGAACCTGTTCGACCTGGGCGGGCAGTACCTGCGCGTGGGGCGCGCCATCACGCCGCCGCACGCGCTGtccggcccgccgccgccgcaggcCATgcccaccgccgccgccgtcgctgCTGCCGCCGCCACTGCCAAGATACAG GCGATGGACGCCGTAGCCAGCAACGCCGTAGCGCTAGGCCTGACGAAGCTGAACGCCCTCGGCGTGTCCCCGGCCGCCGCGCTGCCCACGCTCGCGGCGGCCCTGCCCGGCGCGCTGCCCGCCAGCCTGCCCGTGCCGCTGCCGGCCGCGCTGCCCGTGTCGCTGCCGGcgacgctgcccgccgcgctgcccgccgccgcgctgccgccGCCCGGCGTCGTCATCCCGCCGCCGCCCGTGTCCGCGAGACCGCAGCCGCCCCCACAG ACGCAACCGCCACCAGTATCAGCCGCGTCCGCAGCCGCAATAGGCGAAGCCGGCTTACAAGCAGCCCTACAGAAGAAACTCCTAGACTCTTCCCCCGACACGCTGCAGCAGCAAGAATCCCTGTCCATCTCGGGGCAGTCGGCGCGGCACCTCGTCATGCAGCGGCTCATGCGGCGCCGCGTGTCGCGCACCGTGCTGCTCGCCAACATGGTGGCGCCCGAGGAGGTCGACGAGGCGCTGCACCACGAGATACAG GAGGAATGCGGCAAATGGGGCGTGGTCGAAAGGCTCGTAATCTACAACGAGCGGCAAAGCGAGGACGATGACCCCGCGCACGCACTAGTCAAAATTTTCGTGCAGTTCCAAAACCCTGATG AGGcgaccgcggcggcggcggcgctgaaCGGGCGCTACTTCGGCGGCCGCACCGTGCGCGCCGCCATCTACGACCAGGAGCTCTTCGACCACGGCGACCTCTCCGGCTAG
- the LOC134748778 gene encoding ubiquitin-like protein 7, translating to MDSAPCVFLGIKVKPGPIERFKLENFGLDNTVENLKIEAEKKSNVPSASLELIHHGKILKPEATLQDSGVKSGEMVHVVKKKVPAAAPPPPTYSDAELQQIANSLRTLGCTPNAPGWTRAMQLLNDESAMNEILEHAPSLREDCVTLSMLHEVELLAALGANVSTMRRAANAHPDLPAALRHLTRLVHTRANTSTANDNVPTSGFAYSLEALSEDEDADEEENEDGERNTITQEQFAAALQAATEAVSASSSRGGGGVGVGGGGGAGQDSLLRLLQAAGAGAGSGRTDTNEEAPATGSATGTGRAVITSEMFSDAISEAFNRTGTGNRPSGTPMEQSTAASSSASPVGEDFSTQLTRMHEMGLLDDALNVRALLICSGDVNAAINLVFSGAIADE from the exons ATGGATAGTGCACCTTGCGTATTTTTAGGCATCAAAGTAAAGCCGGGGCCTATTGAACGGTTTAAATTAGAAAACTTCGGCCTCGATAACACTGTAGAGAACCTAAAAATTGAGGCCGAAAAGAAGTCTAACGTGCCGTCTGCATCTTTGG AATTAATTCACCATGGAAAAATTCTCAAACCCGAAGCCACATTGCAAGACTCTGGGGTAAAGAGTGGTGAAATGGTGCATGTTGTCAAAAAGAAAGTCCCGGCAGCTGCTCCTCCGCCTCCCACTTACTCGGATGCTGAGTTGCAACAGATAGCTAACTCGCTGAGAACTTTGGGATGCACACCCAATGCTCCGGGGTGGACTAGGGCTATGCAG CTTTTAAACGACGAATCAGCCATGAACGAAATCCTCGAACACGCCCCATCACTCAGAGAGGATTGCGTCACACTGTCAATGCTAcatgaagtggaactactggCCGCGTTGGGCGCTAATGTAAGCACGATGAGGCGAGCCGCCAACGCACACCCGGATTTGCCGGCGGCCCTAAGGCATCTTACAAGGCTGGTGCATACCAGAGCCAATACTTCTACTGCTAATGACAATG TGCCAACATCAGGTTTCGCGTATTCTCTTGAAGCATTGTCTGAAGATGAAGACGCAGATGAAGAAGAAAACGAGGATGGGGAAAGGAATACCATTACTCAAGAACAGTTCGCTGCTGCGTTGCAG GCCGCGACGGAGGCGGTTTCTGCATCGTCGAGCCGCGGCGGGGGCGGGGTCGGGGTCGGGGGCGGGGGTGGCGCCGGACAGGACTCCCTGCTGCGCCTGCTGCAggccgccggcgccggcgccggctcCGGCCGCACTGATACCAACGAAGAAGCACCCGCTACCGGTTCGGCTACAG GTACCGGTCGCGCTGTGATCACTTCGGAAATGTTCAGCGATGCCATTTCGGAGGCGTTCAACCGGACTGGCACAGGCAACAGGCCCTCTGGCACGCCTATGGAGCAAAGCACTGCGG cATCCTCTTCTGCGAGTCCCGTGGGAGAGGACTTCTCCACGCAGCTGACTCGGATGCACGAGATGGGATTACTGGATGACGCACTCAACGTTCGCGCGCTACTCATCTGCTCGG GCGATGTCAACGCAGCTATCAACCTGGTGTTCAGTGGCGCTATTGCAGACGAATAG
- the LOC134748777 gene encoding uncharacterized protein LOC134748777 produces MDGSNIDHSDSDSGESWTLLEDAPTYGDDALDYCDIVPKQRDTAENIDKDEDTDGISIITDSEPESIPCEITDDMPKPETRPTDLPQFISVPYPDNKHDESIRSTDDLLGDNNRKFKTYVHRRNKRLSTVLNIIMLGSVITAAGVAIGHMWGVRDDCCMHSTPSVNKILSNLYKLQEENAYLRNKLKEFTLLNNIKLQKTADKVLKPPRCKKMFEAPLNSENVNKLTKCLDEDNEKKLLDNTQLPYEKDYLRDVDKLKNVYMQNRSWLDEAIARRLKNEKQAIKDKKSLRSVLVEEKLNQQKGEKNEEGFNMNIIPEIEITIAEDVKPSQGKKITYADSLRSDNKTKHTSDRDNFEGEGMRTNYRKKRPKRSIVSQEKTLVEESEEEFKKDDRYMAPRPRQERKRDRHHPNRKQKRKNKYEKFEINNYINDDEFSVTSSQENDFILKQDKNEHSRDFERSIYIDQFGEAKDTRSTQTDVKRKGKPLKGENNVKPKEKDASWYEKRAMLRTEARKKLEHELFGENNSNSGWYFKRMQKREQCRVKGDNSTHRKQEKSKRAMNFKTKR; encoded by the coding sequence GGACACCGCGGAGAACATAGACAAAGATGAAGACACCGACGGCATCTCCATCATCACCGACAGCGAACCGGAGTCCATTCCGTGTGAAATTACCGACGACATGCCCAAACCAGAGACCCGTCCAACAGACCTACCCCAGTTCATTTCGGTCCCGTACCCCGACAATAAACACGACGAATCCATAAGAAGCACAGATGACTTACTCGGAGACAACAACAGAAAGTTCAAAACGTATGTCCACAGGAGGAATAAACGGCTGAGCACCGTACTTAACATCATAATGCTCGGCAGTGTCATCACGGCAGCAGGCGTTGCCATAGGGCATATGTGGGGAGTCAGAGATGACTGCTGTATGCACAGTACACCTTCTGTCAACAAAATACTATCTAACCTCTATAAACTTCAAGAAGAAAACGCCTATTTACGCAACAAGCTGAAAGAATTTACATTGCTAAATAATATAAAGCTGCAAAAAACAGCAGATAAAGTTCTAAAGCCGCCTCgttgtaaaaaaatgtttgaagcTCCACTAAACAgcgaaaatgtaaacaaactgaCGAAATGCCTTGACGAAGATAATGAGAAAAAGTTACTGGATAACACACAACTGCCGTATGAAAAAGACTATCTACGTGATGTAGATAAGCTTAAGAATGTTTATATGCAAAATAGAAGCTGGCTGGATGAAGCTATCGCAAGGAGGTTGAAAAATGAAAAGCAAGCTATAAaggataaaaaaagtttaagaagCGTACTGGTCGAGGAGAAATTAAATCAACAGAAAGGAGAAAAAAATGAAGAAGGATTCAATATGAATATAATCCCAGAAATAGAGATAACAATTGCTGAGGACGTCAAACCTTCACAAGGAAAGAAAATCACGTACGCAGACTCGCTGAGATCTGATAACAAAACAAAGCACACTTCCGATAGAGATAACTTTGAAGGTGAAGGAATGAGGACAAATTACCGCAAGAAAAGGCCAAAGCGATCAATTGTTTCGCAAGAAAAAACGTTAGTAGAAGAAAGTGAGGAAGAGTTTAAAAAAGACGACAGATATATGGCACCAAGACCTAGACAGGAAAGGAAACGCGATCGCCACCACCCGAACAGGAAGCagaaaaggaaaaataaatatgaaaaatttGAAATCAACAACTACATCAACGATGATGAATTTTCAGTAACTTCTTCTCAAGAGAATGACTTCATTCTTAAACAAGACAAGAACGAGCATAGTCGTGATTTTGAACGGAGCATTTATATAGACCAGTTTGGAGAAGCTAAAGACACGAGATCTACTCAAACTGATGTCAAGCGTAAAGGAAAGCCATTGAAGGGAGAGAATAATGTCAAACCTAAGGAAAAAGATGCTTCGTGGTATGAGAAACGTGCCATGCTGCGTACTGAGGCTAGAAAGAAACTAGAACATGAATTGTTCGGGGAAAATAATTCAAACAGCGGCTGGTATTTCAAGCGTATGCAGAAAAGAGAACAATGCCGCGTAAAGGGAGACAACAGCACTCACCGAAAGCAAGAAAAGTCCAAGCGAGCAATGAATTTTAAGACAAAACGCTAG